gcagcgagtgcattataacttataacgcactagttgcggttttgtagaccacaacgagtgcattataagttataatgcaccgaccgcagtgcaatatacagatattgcactggctgcggttttgtgcagcatagcacaagtgctggtggcgaagaccactacgacacctcacctaataggtggaaagacacttcacagatcactcgaattcttttatagcccgacatgtaaaggtcgattgtgggccataacgtcaccaatacgtataatgtttacaagcagccaatggcgatcgaaaaagccaacgcgggtggccgcaactctagtctacatatataaacgtacttatacaccttactagtctggtgccatcttagcccagattaaactgtagtccacttcgacaacgactcaataaaacaaatatattctaaataatactaacctttacgttcgattgtgggaaccagttttgtcatgccaccagattcgagtttaaccagtgtgaatagtaagaaatagactagtatcgtttagtagctagattttgtttacttaaaccgtctattaagctgctttttttcgctcgagagaatcactatggtgattagtctggtgcttagtctatatggcacactggcatgctgagcactacatgatgagagtcgaacagcgaatgcaggttagtgatataacccatagcgtactagctttcaatatctcaggtggctgcagtactgcagggggaacgtcatcacaacgtctggcttggttacccacaatcgatgttagaaacctggcctttataagtgttacagctgtcttgtgagactctccccacctattaggtgagtggtacataacagttatacaacatgcactcgtgctctgcctgtataaacgcacttgccttcgggcctgacggccctcaggctcgtgcgtttatatcaggcagagcactcgtggccgttgtataactatataatatggaTTTATTTGCTTCTGTAGAAAAAAGTTTGTACCTATGTCAAACCTACCCACataaaaaaaattttcattGATATTTTTGATGTACTATTGAAGGACAAAAAAGCATATAAACAATAGCGTAGTATATTTAGCTGGGTGTCTAGTTTTTGACAGTAGCACATCGACTTACTTACGCATCTTAAATTAATTCCTACCTGTAATAAGAAAATTCAATTGTAATGTTTACCAAGCACTTTCTACTAGCAAAGTGTTGAAGCTGGACAGGACCAAACGCTACCTTCCTTTTCCTGTACGTACTTATAGCAAGCTACATACCAAGGTATGGTTACATacttactgtagctacataccaAAAATGGGCTAATTCAAGGGCTAATCTGCTAGAGGCATAACCTGTGACAGTAGTAGATTTCATGTCCGATACAGGCTAATTGATGTCTGGTTCGTTGAGGGTACTCACACTCTGGTTTTATACAAATGCATGCACTGGTCAAGTATGATGTGATCTTATGTAGTACATAAACCAAACTGCTACCAAAGTATGCACAAATTGGTACAACATGATCTACACAAGTGATACTCCTTCTAACCTTCAATGGGTCTCCTTCCCAGATAATCTCCAGTTCTCCCTTAAAGTCACCCTCTGGAATACTGATGTCATATTTGCTGCATGGACCACGATCACCAGATACCAGCACACTAATATCTGTAATCATTAATGAAACAGTACTACTACATGATCATCTAAAGCGGTACCTAATATATGTTTGGGAACACCTGATTTTGATACTGTTATATGGAGGTTGGACGTATACATATTGTGTTGACAAAGGTCTATAGGGAACTCAGAAATTGTCCTTAATAGAGACtgaggttaaatgtacaattCCTGGAAGGCTTACTGTATATGTTTAAGGTTTATGTGCCTGATATGTAGTACTGCAAGTAAATATTGTTGTTATCTCTCATTGAGTTTTCCCATGTTTCATCAAATGTATAGTTTGATTAAACCTTACCAGTTAAATCGAATACCGTGTTATCTCAAATTACGGCccgggcatttatttctttcaagcaactgcTACTAAATGAGACCGGCGACTATACGAGACCAGTgtttatatacctgatcagcattcacgAGTCAACTTCACACCTTGGTGCTGTACTCTACTGGACTTCCTGGATGTTtccctcagcatatttcacagattcaagcttaaaaggTACTCTATAAATTCTTCACTTTTCATCATTTCAACACTGCCCggaattgttaaaaataatgactgcaTTAGACGTGTATATGAGACCCGGTGCTTATTTTTGTTATGATACTGTATACCCCCAGTGACTAAACAGGACCAGGCGTTTATACAAGACCGGccataattcgaggcaatacggTAACCGACCAGTTATTCAAGTTATCAGTTATTTTTCTTGCATAGCCAAATAACTGATCCTTAAGATATTCACTCAAAAATGTATGCTACACAGTACTTATCTTGTGCttcaacattgatatcacacttgtagTAGGATTCTGCTATAGGTATAATCACTTAGTGCCTATGACTTTGGCCACTATTAGGACAATCTGATAAACTGTTAAGGGTACGTAGCTTACATGCTAAGTGCAACATAAAAATTATAACTCTATTCAGTTAACTGAGAGTTATGATCTGCTCAGTAACCGGTTATGATATTCTgtccagtttcacagctctTAGACTTTGATTTGTGTTTTCCGAACAGGACAGCTGGTATATAAAGCACACCATTGAATCACACAGTGCGGCAGCAGTGTAGTAAGTATCATAAAGGTTTGTGTTCACCACCCAGACATCAACCAGAAACCAGCCACGGTACCTTGGCAATGTTTGTCAATTCTAAACTCActctgaaatgcttccaatggaTATCCGCAATGTCCTCTTTAGTGTCTTGCTTATAGCGCAAGGACTGATTATAGGTGTGCTTCACATATTGCTTCACCTATGTAAAGTTATGTAACAGGCAGGTTGTGTTTATTAGTAATTAGTATTGGGCACTCATTTGTCATGCATTAATTACATCACATACACTCTACACAGTTTCATCCTCAAAAATACTGCTACAGCATAATTTGAGTAAATACTGAATATGTAATTGTTATTATGAGCCATTAACAGTAGTACGTACTGTATGTGAGAATAACTCACTTTTATTCAGTTCAGCAACATATCCCTCCACCTTCTTCTTACACTCGGCGATGTTATAAAATGGAGTCAGTCTGATGTCACCCTGTACCTCAGCCCAGGGTGGGATCTGATTCACACTACCTTCAGCTGTCTATAAGGATAAAGAGAACACTATGAAGCCATTATAGCTAAGGCTTATAAATGAATTGGTTTGATATGATGAGCATTTAAGAATACCAAATCAAAAATTTAGCTCAAAAGAACTCTGTTTAATCACATGTCAGTCTCCTCAGTGGCAAGATTTTGATGTTGAAAAGAATTCAGCAAAATGTACCAAATTTATTCTATGTACATGATTTTACTAGGCAAGACTAATTGAACTTAATTATATCCCATATTGCCTATTTGAATTACTAGACATTCTAGATTAATGAAGCATCTACTATTACTTTCAacaattgaagataaaagaaaaggcaaAGTGCTGAAGGCAGATACTTgttggaaccagaaaaggcacatgccacatgTAGTTTGTTCTTGTTGTATGAAATAATaatggccgtgcactgcttcatttggcctctagccttgtgactgtggtcaggctggcagaCCAAAAATCGGGCTTTGGCAAATTCTATAGTCAGCTGTCTGTGCATTCTCGTTTCTGGTTTCGACCTTAGATGTACCAAGATGTTATTTGAGATGTTATTTGTTACTGAAacaaataacaatttttactattcgaatagctGTGAACAAAATGACCAAATATTTGATTATTCTTTAAACTTATACTTCTATTAATAATTACTGAAAGGGAGCAATGTAAAacctaagagctatttctatcttttgcaaaatagaattttttacagcatagatacatcgtttcattcacaatcttaagtttctaggctggcttttccatctgaatacaatgtacaaagtgctaacgattaCTCGAATAGTGTGTTAACAAATCAAATAGTGTCATGCtgaccgaatagtcaaataaccaaataatcgtttcagcactaacCAAGAAtatccgtaaaggtgattttcattgtgcatgatatttctatgatggtttttaatgGCAGCATTATAGggagaaccctactaaacagtactaccatactgttttgATAAACTTCCTAGATTATGGATTGCTCTGCCAATAACTGATCTTACCTTGCAGAAGAACTAAAGACTTATCAGACCATTTAAACTAATTTTAATTCAAATAACAATTGTACTGTTGTAATAGTGTTAAGCTTCCccaccccttgtaattatttagTTAAGTAGTTTCTTAAGCTTTTGGCATTGATTGCCATTTATTCACTTATCATCACTTATATCATCTGATTTTTGTATCCTACCACCTGGGTAGCTGTAAAGTGATGAAAATAAACAAATGTCTTGAAATAACATAGGTAACATTTAAATGCAattcaggagtatttgtacgTTGAGATTTTTgtcaaaatcaagatactctaatagaacagtcactctgtCAGCAGAGTAATTTTGTAACTCTAAAGTAGTGGTGATTAATAGTCCAAATAGATTTTTGCAACTGGGGATTTGTGAAAAGAACCTTGCAGCGCTTTTGGGTTCCTAGCGATAGCCACTCACTATAGAAGAAAGTGACATGCGttgctaatttttttttgttcatgAGCATTTGTCTAGGGCATACAATCAGGCCTTCTGTgactacaaaaattaataattaatatcGATGTACAAAAATGCATACCCGACACAGCTACAATATCATGATATtccaatatatcgatacatATGTAATCACACATCACTAACCACATAATATGATAACACATTTGTAATTGCTTACTTTGATCTGAGTTGGTTTCATGGTAGAAGGTGTAGCAAACATGTAGTCCTTTTCAGAAGGATGTGGTGGGAAATCCTGATAGAATCTCTTCTGTATGTGAGTCACTGCATCCATGGCTAGCTCTACACTGTTCACACCCTAAGAAATCCACCATATGTAACTTTCATCTAACCATAGTTTGTACATATGCTGTATTACATACACGACAGTTTATGATAGTATGTACTCCCAGTGATAGTTGCTACACCACAATGGAGATtgcaacacaaacacatgctcAAActcatgtgcatgcacacagtTCACCTTATGGGGCAGTCCAGAATGGAATAATCTTCCACGACACTTCAGTGTCCACATGGCAGCAGAGGCAGTTCCCATACAAGGATGAATATCAGCAGAATCCACCCAATAAACTGGTCCATCCTTCAAGTGGTCCAACTTTCCATCTTTCAACAACATGTCAACCCCAACACCAGGTATCTTTGTGCTCTCCTCACTATAGCGTAGGATGGGGACAAGACTAATGACAGTAACAGATCATCCAGCTATCACATAACACTGACTGCTTTTGGTAAATTTAGTCACAAATTTGTTTACCAATTTGAACATGTGATGCTATACTCATTTAATAAGTCACTAGGTGTATCAGAGCCTGTAAAGATTGCCATAGACATCATCCTTCAATAAAcactgcttgtagctgaattatgttGATGGTTGATGTCATGAACTAGAAACTAGCCTAGGGTAAGTAGTTAACCCTTAACAACATTATCTCAATAATATCTACTCAAGTGCATAGTACCACCCTCAGATAGTAGCCACATGCTTTAAGATAAGAAGAGGATGGAAACaatttaagcataataatgCTTAGGATGATCAGAAGAGGATGGAAACAATTTAAACTTTTTGATTCCTTTAATTACCACAAAGTATTGATCACAGTTTCCTGGGGACTAAGCTACCGTAACAAGTTATTTCAAATTGGAAATAAAATGTGAAAATCTGGCAAATAAGACCACTACTCCCTATTCCTATTATTATTTCAGTGAATAGTAGCCTGAGCCTAAtcggggcgagcctgagcgagccccacactagcgagtcaaCGGTGTAATGGACCACATCACAAGAATTACCGGCCTAGATTACTGcttcccatatttggcgatgtgtaatggaccatacAACGGGATTTaccggcgtagattactgctttcccatatttggcaatgtgtaatggaccatatcacgggatttaccggcctagattactgctttcccatatttggcgatgtgtaatggaccatatcacgggatttaccggcctagattactgctttcccatatttggcgatgtgtaatggaccatatcacAGCATTTACCGGCATAGATTACTGCCCTCGTTACTGCCCAGCCACGTGCAATGGATGCAGATGAATGCCTTCGACGCAGGAGAGAGCAGTACAGGTGCAGAAGAGATAGAGAAACCCCTGAAGATGCGGAAAGAAGAAGGTGTAGAGACAGGGAGTATATGAGACGGCGAAGAGCAGGGATGACAGCGGAGCAGAGGAGAATTGAAAGAACTAGAAATGCACTGCCCTCCCCACAAATCCCTACGCAATTTAATCGGGAAGTTCCATCATTTAATGATCCTGCCGTCATAAGAAAGATGTGTGAGTTTCACGAGGGCTTACTcaatttagaattttcatgcAGTGTAGTCTGTATGGAACGTTTCCCTTCCATATCCGTTAATGCTATGAACGTTTGTAAAAGATGCACAACGGATAAACATTTGCCAAAATTGTATTCTGGGGACAACAACATGGATCCAGGCCCAGTACCACCCGAACTTGCTGTAAGTGTGCCATTGTTTATTTAAACCTACACATTTGTGTATTTAACAAGCTTGTACTGATACAGGTAAAATCCATGAGCAATATGAACTATTCATACAACTCGTAAGGTCTATAGTAGTTTGCACTGCCATCAATACTTCAAAGtcatcaggctcgccccacgatgctgtttgcatctgtctagttaaaATGAATCATGGGACCAAGTAGTAAAACATGTGGATGATGAAACATGTAGATCAATGCTTTGATGTATACCTGGAATGTAACACACAATTAAGTGTTGTACAGATTTCACCTAAAAAACTAAGTGTTTTTACGAAAGGCTAGATGAATAAAACCACAACTATTTTGAAGGTGATGCAATGCATAGTGACATTGCGGTAAAAAGATCAATGGTAATAAAAGTCAATGGTAATAAAAGTCGCCTGTAAAGCAGTGTAACAAAAATATTGTACCCCTTTATAAAAGTGGTCATAACTTCCTCATCCTTTGTGCTATGAGGGAATCGACTCAGCAGGTGATTGCACATAGCATGCTATACATGATAAGGTGACAGGTCAAAATGGTGGCACCTATATCTTGAGCGACTATAAAAACATGCAAGTGTTCATGGTTATGTGGTTGGTGAGTTCTTTACCTTGGCTAGTAATGACCTTATATTGCTTATGATGAATAGTACTCATGTGGCAActtgtagagtgtttagttTCTTTTACGTGTAACAAAAATTCAAAGGGTTAAGTGGTGCTTTGTTTCCAACCTCCTTTATTTACAAGTATACTAGCCAcagcttattattattatggcaTGCATTCAACATCAACAACAGATACAATACACAACTACCAGTAAAGGTTAGCAGTACAGGAAACCACTCACTTACAAGGTACCCAATTATGGTATCATCAAAACAGTTCCAGGAATGTAATATTTTAAGTCCATTGGGTAATATTCCTGGAAAAACCAAATTGGTTTATAGCGTAAACAAAGGCGCATGAACAAAGGCGCATGACGACATGAACTCTCCCATAACTTGCTTGCTGGTGTTTGCTCATAAGGGATAAAAGTCCAACAAAATACACCAACAATCTCACTCCCAATATCtactacatatactgtatgagGGAAAGATTAATTGGGAAGCAAAAGTGATAGttcttatatgtgactgggtctgtgaaaactgcctatttaaaagtattaagaaatgccagtttttggagtgttgtagcttgcaaaatggttgaagctatgtgtacacgttttacaccaattcctaaCTTTCCAGAGTATCCACtctacaagtagccaacagctaagatTCCTACCATTCTAGATAACAAGGTTGACTGGCGAGCTCCAATAGGGGTGGTGGGTGGAGGAGAAGTTGCTTACAAAATGAAAGAGGAATGTGTAGAGATGAACTAGACCAAATTATGGGCTATTCAGCCCTCAAAACTGACCTTGATAGAGCCTTGGCCAATCTGGGAATGGCTGTGTGTACAGCCCCATGGTCTTGAATAAAGGCCTGTGCTgcaaatttcctttcattttgcTAGCATAGCTTGCTACTGAGCATGGGAAAAATAGCCAgcaaagcagaccactcaagcctGGCTGATTTTGACAATGAAATTCGATAGTGTGTTCATGTAGGTTTTGTGTCCTggagaaaaatcaaacctgggCGACAAGAATGGTTTTCCCAGAAtatataaaaatattttacGTAAACCACTAAACTTTGTACTGTTACCTTCAGCGGTTATTTGTTTATATTGGAAAAATAATATTTCAGTAAAATTTTATTACTCAATCTTTAGATAGGGAGAAGGATTAATTCTTGAAATAATAAACTTTGGCAGAGATTAATATGGCATTGTTCAAACTACCAACACCTCCAGATACTCTGGGTGCTATGTTTATAATAACTAAATATATTTACTTCACCACATGTACGACTCACGCTGCAATAAACACAGCTACTATTTTACGCTTCAGTTTTGGTTTCTTTTCAGCCAACTGGATGAATAGCTCAGTAACCATGGCAACATGTCCTAGACAGTCAGTAGTTCCTCGTCCATACAACTTGTCCCCTTCAACTGTCAGTTTAAATGGGTCACGTTCCCAAGTCTCAGGATTCGCCGGTACAACATCAAGATGACTACCAATGAATGACATTGTTCCCTTCTCATGTTCCTACACAAGTAATAATACACATGTACTAACACACAACCACAATAAATACAGTGAAGCCTCTTCAATAGGGCCAGAATAACGAACCTTTACATAATTAACGATTAGTCTTACAAGCCAGccagttttttgttgttgtttgtttgcCAATGATACTGACAAAATCAAATCAGTTTGTGCATTTTAATGATGCAACACACTTGCAATTGTTGTTACGGAGCCAAGACGAATGATATAAAGCCATGCTCTGCACCAAGGTGAATATTACCAAAACTGTTTATTATTATCCACGCACTCTTTAAAATTTCTGGTTTGTGAGACTACCTAATAAGGTAAGGTGGTCTTAACAAAGAGACCATGGTCAGAGTAAGCTTGGGACTTGTAACATGTCCACTATAACAAAGTGTTATGGCGTTTCTTTGTTTCCATATATGTCCATACATGGTTGATCAAGGGAACAGGAATTTAAGGGGTAGTCACCGTCACTAGACTTGTAATAGCGCTTGCAACCAGGATCAAAATTTTTGATcaatataattttatttttaccaCTTTTTTTATTATACATGAAGTTTCACCATAAAGCCTTACAATATCATTGGATTTGATCAATTGGTGTAGCATAAATTACCCCCTTGTATGTCTGTTTGAAGGGATTCCATCTATTTTATCAGCATGCTGTGTGGCTCATTCCCAGACAGTAGCTGCATTGCATTACACCCTTGATGTAATGTTTGCGGCAATAACCAGGGTGACAAAGTTATCTTCTTGATTTAGCATTGTGAGGAGTCAAGTGAATAAAAGTATTAAGCATGGATAAGCCATTCAAAAGCCCATATAAATGTATACAGGTACATGTGAAAACTCGCGCATGTATACACACTTTGGTACAAGTACACTCACATTGTCATATTCAATGATAAAGTTGCCCCTTCCTTCAACGTACGTCACGTGCTCCACCTTGAGCAGTCCACCCTTCTCCTTCGTGTACGGCTGTAGAGCATCTAGTAAGTGTTTGATCGCCCTAACGTGTACACAGCCCTCATTACTGAAAACGACCTTTTCTcaataaaattcatacctgttttCTTCTGGTACAAATTTAGGAGGGTTATCTTGCAGATACTTCGTTTCACCGATCAAGTTAGTGAGAAGCTTCAAGTAACGCTCCTCGTTGAAACCAAGTTCTACTGCCATTACTACTGACAAGGTAAACCACAAAAAGAGAACTCACGCTTTGTGCTCAGCTGCTTTATAGACATAAAGGGCGCGCGTCCCAGATGCAAACATCCGGTGATCAGGTGACTCAGTTAATTGTGCATGTTTTACTGTTCGCATGCACATTCTCCTAACTTTTAGGGCTAGCTACCTGACAACTCGTGACCATTTACTTATATTATGAAAGTTACACATCCAGGtgattaaaataattattgttttttaACAACTAGTTAACTCAACATGTAGGtaggtatacagtggaacctctctttatatacatacattttgAGGGAGTCTGttgagaggttccactgcatgtATTTCATCAGTGAAACTAGTGGCAACGGTAGGTATCAACTAGTGTTTCCACAGATAATATACCTTCAGTGTCCGAAGGTGGGTATATGTTATTTACTGTAAGTACCTTGGGACCTATAGTTAAGTTGGCATGACTGTACTAGGTTATGGACTCTCTAGCACAAATTCATTTCTACCTACACAACTGATAGTGTAAGGGTAAGTGGACCAGTCCTTTTCATGCACTGTCCTGAATACAGATCTGATCTATAACACAAACTGTGTTGTTTCCGAAAGTTCAAATAATTGCAGCATGCAGCTACATCCACAAAAAGTGCATTAAAATTCCATTTGGTTTTTCAGTATTAAAGTGCAAATTGCAGCTACCATGTTCTGTCTATTGGTTGAACTTGTTCAAGATGTGAGTGAATATCTTCAGAGCATTCTTCATGTGAGACAGTGAGCAGTACTCATTATCCCCATGGTAGACTGAACTGTGTCCATAACCACATACCTACAAAAGGAATAATCACAAATATACGTGCTAAATAGCAAAAGGAAACATTGCATGTGTAGCACATAGCACATTCACgtatttgtgtgcatgtgtgcatgatGTGGCTGCTTTTGCTGTTCCTTTCGGGACAACCATGACCATTTttaggtgtgtgtatgtgcatgtcaTGGGTGAGCTTTGGGATATGTGGATGTATCCCCCCAAAAGCCAGAAAGTTTAAAAATCACACTCATGGATTTGTTGTATCATTGGGGGTCGATTTGGTGGCAAGCTTGCTTCAATATGATGTACAGCTGTGCATGCGGAAAGCGAACCACAGCTGCAAACAGTAAGAATTGAAGTTGACTatagttacaaagaagcatacCTTTACTGATCCCATATCCCATTAcacatattattattagcactttatagtgaccagtactgaaggtctgacagcaacacgtGCTGGCAGCCtctggattacctaacctaacaggaactttaaatgattactggagactttaaatgattacatATGTCAGTTTACTTAAAAGAGTTACATAGtctctcgcatggccagactgctttttctccGCACAGTGCTTATCAATTGGACTTTATAAGTGCCTGCTCCAAAAAAGGGTCTGAAACAGTTAACATAGGCAACTTGTTTCTAACACCTTCAACCACTATGGAGGGTGTTAATGAATTCCTTTACCCACAAAC
The Dysidea avara chromosome 7, odDysAvar1.4, whole genome shotgun sequence genome window above contains:
- the LOC136262039 gene encoding uncharacterized protein; translated protein: MAVELGFNEERYLKLLTNLIGETKYLQDNPPKFVPEENRAIKHLLDALQPYTKEKGGLLKVEHVTYVEGRGNFIIEYDNEHEKGTMSFIGSHLDVVPANPETWERDPFKLTVEGDKLYGRGTTDCLGHVAMVTELFIQLAEKKPKLKRKIVAVFIAAEESTKIPGVGVDMLLKDGKLDHLKDGPVYWVDSADIHPCMGTASAAMWTLKCRGRLFHSGLPHKGVNSVELAMDAVTHIQKRFYQDFPPHPSEKDYMFATPSTMKPTQIKTAEGSVNQIPPWAEVQGDIRLTPFYNIAECKKKVEGYVAELNKNISVLVSGDRGPCSKYDISIPEGDFKGELEIIWEGDPLKGIACQLDSIGHTSLREATQSVIGECKPYSITGSLPLVGDMQEAGFDIQVCGYGHSSVYHGDNEYCSLSNMKNALKIFTHILNKFNQ